The following coding sequences are from one Nicotiana tabacum cultivar K326 chromosome 1, ASM71507v2, whole genome shotgun sequence window:
- the LOC107787069 gene encoding uncharacterized protein LOC107787069, producing the protein MPLYLKIYDGTIDPKDHIVHYVTTVKGNDLSKEQVPSVLLKKFGETLTRGALTWYSQLLAQSITIFEEMADKFVTAHAGAKKAEARVNDIFAVRQSPGEGLRDFLTRFDRVRMSLSNVSEGMAVVAFQKGLNRNWSRATRKLLSRLMKYPPTTWEEIHNAYCAEVRADEDDLNGSTQRLTSVQTRSRKDRRNNGRRDQSVPHLNQERHQLYIRIAVPPSPRHVEGPSRPHVGTYRNERGMPPLLSAYNFCVSPSEIVYALEKLGTKVKWPQKMKSDPNTQKLNVFCEFHQERGHKTEDCIALRQEVVNMLNQGHLRELMSDRGRANFGRGREQHQGPPKPPSPAHTIQMIISGGDEAAINHVKFTTTHKLKRSISHERCDDLGDSIIFNKSDTDGLTFPHFDALVITLRILDTDVKRIMVDDGSGACIIHPRVLTQMRLEDKIVPCCITLTSFNNAVERTSREIALPVLAGGSP; encoded by the coding sequence atgccactgTACTTGAAGATATACGATGGTACTATAGACCCCAAAGATCACATCGTCCATTACGTCACAAcggtgaagggcaacgacctttCGAAGGAGCAAGTACCATCAGTGTTACTGAAAAAGTTCGGTGAAACCCTAACGAGGGGAGCCTTAACCTGGTACTCACAATTACTGGCACAGTCAATAACAATATTCGAagaaatggccgacaagttcgtcACCGCCCATGCCGGGGCTAAAAAGGCGGAGGCTAGGGTGAATGATATATTCGCCGTTAGGCAATCGCCTGGCGAGGGACTCAGGGACTTCCTCACCCGGTTTGACAGAGTAAGAATGAGCCTATCAAATGTATCAGAAGGAATGGCGGTGGTAGCTTTCCAAAAAGGGTTGAACAGGAACTGGTCGAGAGCAACCAGAAAGTTATTAAGCaggctcatgaaataccctcccaCCACTTGGGAAGAAATCCACAACGCCTACTGCGCCGAGGTGAGAGCAGACGAGGACGACCTTAACGGTTCAACCCAACGATTAACATCAGTCCAAACGAGGTCGAGAAAAGATCGTCGTAACAATGGTCGAAGAGATCAGTCAGTTCCCCACCTCAACCAAGAAAggcatcaactctacatcagaaTAGCCGTCCCACCGTCTCCTCGGCACGTGGAAGGGCCGTCCAGGCCACATGTAGGGACTTACcgaaacgaaagaggtatgcctccactcttATCTGCTtacaatttttgtgtttccccttcagaaatagtgtacgcactaGAGAAGCTGGGCACAAAGGTAAAGTGGCCACAAAAAATGAAGTCCGACCCAAATACCCAAAAGTTGAACGTCTTCTGTGAATTTCATCAGGAGCGAGGTCACAAAACCGAGGACTGCATAGCCCTACGGCAAGAGGTAGTAAACATGCTGAACCAAGGGCACCTGAGGGAGCTGATGAGCGATCGTGGACGAGCCAACTTCGGTCGCGGACGTGAGCAACACCAGGGCCCTCCAAAGCCACCCTCCCCCGCTCACACCATCCAAATGATCATCAGCGGGGGCGATGAAGCAGCGATCAACCAcgtgaagttcaccaccacaCACAAACTGAAGCGGTCGATCTCCCACGAACGGTGTGACGACCTCGGAGACAGTATCATCTTCAATAAGTCAGATACCGATGGTTTAACTTTCCCTCATTTCGATGCTCTTGTTATTACTTTACGTATTTTAGATACTGATGTGAAAAGAATAATGGTAGACGACGGAAGTGGCGCGtgtattatccatcctcgagttCTCACACAAATGAGACTCGAAGACAAGATAGTACCATGTTGCATAACACTAAcaagttttaacaatgcagttgagcgaaCCTCAAGGGAGATAGCGCTACCCGTCCTGGCCGGAGGGTCACCCTAG
- the LOC107822311 gene encoding protein CYCLOPS-like, whose product MEMEGRGYSDFSRNTSEELLIRNMMENSVGVAAPTMEMLGFRNISHSLRTDSEELFKTWLTTAENNGSDSTTMAHRARQGSRRISSELAGLSNQQYGGVQKRKVADSLQPQNASTANESSSSLNQHSSRNITDMEMQASNLFLAKTWFHSSQPMTRSRSSELRRRYAAMQNSQSSIARESLHNVPGNAVNFKEVSDTTVFTDMSMCELTNQSNTFISPSNSSSSTFETQQVDGADNISSVVSMLKGTLERKKLTNYHTAREAIEENMLGCYGNQDNFGMNQHPGNHISENQGTYQDASIVQVRDTGILQTVQGSLDVVLEGIMAPSNPIQMCVVSQEPSQSESSVAAPIISTSFDACDGLSNASQALNVYEGSRNQVGYARSSDNGSTARDLRERIYDNVKDNQKTQQKEGLVRNGSLTSVQSAENGDPTKKRRVERSRKMAEAKERNLTPAIPSDMQSLLKRCENLEKEVRSLKLNLAFMNRKDSEQTTQIEELQKQNEDLVKEKECLLGEIERIISESGQF is encoded by the exons ATGGAAATGGAGGGAAGAGGATATTCAGATTTCAGTAGAAATACAAGCGAAGAATTGTTGATAAGAAATATGATGGAGAACTCAGTAGGAGTGGCTGCGCCTACAATGGAGATGTTGGGTTTTAGAAACATCTCTCATTCCCTTCGAACTGATAGTGAGGAACTCTTCAAAACCTGGCTCACCACTGCAGAG AATAATGGCAGTGATTCTACAACGATGGCTCACCGAGCTCGACAAGGATCACGGAG GATCTCCAGTGAACTCGCTGGTCTATCAAATCAGCAGTATGGGGGAGTTCAGAAAAGAAAAGTGGCTGACTCTCTGCAGCCACAAAATGCGTCTACTGCCAATGAATCATCTAGCAGCCTTAACCAACATTCAAGCAG GAATATCACAGATATGGAAATGCAAGCTAGTAATCTCTTTTTAGCCAAG ACTTGGTTTCATAGTTCTCAGCCCATGACGAGAAGTCGCTCCTCTGAGTTAAG GAGGAGGTATGCAGCCATGCAAAACTCGCAGTCTTCTATAGCTCGTGAATCACTGCAtaatgtacctggaaatgctgtTAACTTTAAAGAAGTTTCTGATACCACTGTGTTCACCGACATGTCAATGTGTGAACTTACCAATCAATCCAATACTTTTATATCTCCGTCAAATTCATCCTCATCTACTTTTGAAACTCAGCAAGTGGATGGTGCAGATAATATTTCATCTGTCGTAAGCATGCTAAAGGGTACTTTAGAGAGGAAGAAATTAACGAACTATCACACTGCTAGGGAAGCCATTGAGGAGAATATGCTAGGGTGTTATGGTAATCAAGACAACTTTGGCATGAATCAACATCCAGGGAATCATATTTCTGAAAATCAAGGGACGTATCAGGATGCATCCATTGTTCAAGTCAGAGATACAGGGATTCTACAAACGGTTCAGGGGTCATTAGATGTCGTCTTAGAAGGTATTATGGCTCCCTCAAACCCGATACAGATGTGTGTGGTGTCTCAGGAACCTTCCCAAAGTGAATCCTCTGTTGCTGCGCCAATAATTTCAACCAGTTTTGATGCATGTGATGGTCTAAGCAATGCAAGTCAAGCTTTAAATGTGTACGAGGGCTCTAGAAATCAAGTTGGATATGCAAGGAGCTCAGACAATGGTTCAACTGCCAGAG ATCTTAGAGAACGAATATATGATAACGTGAAGGACAACCAGAAG ACACAGCAGAAAGAAGGTTtagttcgaaatggatctttgaCATCAGTTCAGTCAG CGGAAAATGGAGATCCTACAAAGAAGCGAAGGGTGGAGCGGTCTCGGAA AATGGCAGAAGCCAAAGAGAGAAATTTAACACCAGCAATTCCTTCAGATATGCAATCCCTTTTGAAGCGTTGTGAGAATCTGGAGAAGGAAGTCCGTTCACTTAAACTTAATTTGGCGTTTATGAATAG AAAGGATTCTGAACAAACTACGCAAATTGAAGAGCTGCAGAAGCAGAACGAGGACTTGGTCAAAGAAAAAGAGTGCCTTCTTGGAGAAATTGAGAGGATCATTTCAGAATCTGGACAGTTTTAG
- the LOC142163542 gene encoding uncharacterized protein LOC142163542, with protein MGYRVYVEMKKENREFGQPIGVFELDTDLIILKTNQREVMSGQVYTDNATLKEVMRHYAISERIRFRVDRSNAISYALICMSEDCEWRFKTSSINKSELFKVREFNDKHTCPLKDKVYEQRQAGSSLIGDMIRSKLTNHKRKYTPKDIIDDMKSDFSVDIEIHIYNMYAIVFVGHMLSLAYGVIDSENDASWSWFFEKFKEAYGERENMCIVSIGMRKFKKSHSKLREIYFSMVKAYTQTEFDSLMEMVEKAGAGFKKALQGKSQAGLALSKIYKAKARLGLALNKLCKAKDSYCISLHSSIKMSSSLIFCQITYRMYSIVFNVVPSTEYLHTVNDEGRHYPLCLLERKCSCGQFQVDELPCLHDWAILKSKFVMPEDYCSDYYKQKSVLMTYEVPVYPMPYRNEWKVPAHISEEAVLPPKWKRPPGRPKKKRDKPLSELLQKKNQHSYSICGHGGHNKRTCRNAPRRT; from the exons ATGGGTTACAGGGTGTATGTAGAGAtgaaaaaagagaacagagaattcG GCCAACCAATTGGGGTGTTCGAACTGGACACAGATTtgataattttaaaaactaatcAAAGGGAGGTTATGTCTGGACAAGTATATACGGATAATGCTACATTGAAAGAGGTGATGAGGCATTATGCTATATCTGAAAGGATTCGATTCCGGGTTGACAGGTCTAATGCTATCAG CTATGCATTAATATGTATGTCAGAAGATTGTGAATGGAGGTTTAAGACTTCTAGCATTAACAAATCAGAACTATTCAAAGTAAGAGAGTTCAATGATAAGCATACATGTCCGTTGAAGGATAAGGTGTATGAGCAACGTCAAGCAGGCAGCAGTCTTATTGGTGATATGATTAGGTCCAAGCTTACTAATCATAAGAGGAAATACACCCCAAAGGATATAATTGATGATATGAAATCAGATTTTAGTGTAGAT ATTGAAATACATATTTATAATATGTATGCAATTGTCTTTGTAGGTCATATGCTGTCACTAGCATATGGTGTTATTGATTCAGAGAACGATGCTAGTTGGTCGTGGTTCTTTGAGAAATTCAAGGAAGCATATGGTGAGAGGGAAAATATGTGCATCGTTTCAATAGGAATGAGA aaattcaaaaagagtCATTCAAAGTTGAGGGAGATATACTTCTCGATGGTAAAAGCATACACACAGACTGAATTTGACAGTCTAATGGAGATGGTGGAGAAG GCTGGAGCTGGCTTTAAGAAGGCTTTGCAAGGAAAAAGCCAGGCTGGGCTGGCTTTAAGCAAGAtttacaaggcaaaagccaggctggGGCTGGCTTTAAACaagctttgcaaggcaaaag ATAGTTACTGTATATCATTGCATTCATCAATTAAGATGTCATCATCTTTAATATTTTGCCAGATTACATATAGAATGTATTCCATTGTATTCAAT GTGGTACCATCGACTGAATACTTGCATACGGTGAACGATGAAGGAAGGCATTACCCCTTGTGCCTCTTAGAGAGAAAGTGCAGTTGTGGGCAGTTCCAAGTTGACGAATTACCATGCCTACACGATTGGGCTATCTTGAAGAGCAAGTTTGTAATGCCAGAAGATTATTGCTCGGACTATTACAAACAAAAGTCTGTGCTAATGACATACGAGGTGCCCGTGTATCCGATGCCATACCGAAATGAATGGAAGGTACCAGCACATATATCAGAGGAAGCTGTCTTACCACCTAAATGGAAAAGACCTCCTGGAAGGCCAAAGAAGAAGCGCGATAAGCCGTTAAGTGAATTATtgcagaagaaaaatcaacattcGTATAGCATATGTGGGCATGGAGGACATAATAAGCGTACTTGTAGAAATGCTCCACGTAGGACTTAG